The Primulina tabacum isolate GXHZ01 chromosome 7, ASM2559414v2, whole genome shotgun sequence genome includes a window with the following:
- the LOC142551277 gene encoding sodium/hydrogen exchanger 1-like, whose amino-acid sequence MGYDFGIMLSTVNNLSTSDHASVISITFFVTLLCGCIVIGHLLEDNRWMNESITTLVIGLCTGVVILLISGGTSSRLLVFSEDLFFIYLLPPIIFNAGFQVKKKQFFRNFMTIMMFGALGTLISFTIISLGAIAIFQKMDIGLGMGDYLAIGAIFAATDSVCTLQVLNQDETPLLYSLVFGEGVVNDATSVVLFNAVQNFDLSHISGIEALNLIGNFFYLFITSTILGVAVGLLSAYVIKKLYFGRHSTDREVAVMMLMAYVSYMLAELFYLSGILTVFFCGIVMSHYTWHNVTENSRVTTKHTFATLSFLAEVFIFLYVGMDALDIEKWNAVSDSPKTSVSVSATLLGLTLVGRAAFVFPLSFLSNLTKKSPSEKIGFKQQITIWWAGLMRGAVSMALAYNQFTRDGHTQVRGNAILITSTITVVLFSTVVFGLMTKPMVKFLMPPSKPISRSISSQQSFTLPLLIQDSITDLFVGNGQTSEGGQTIARPSSLRMLLTRPTHTVHYYWRKFDDAFMRPVFGGRGFVPFVPASPIDRSIHDLHEDSNY is encoded by the exons ATGGGGTATGACTTTGGAATTATGCTGTCTACAGTGAATAATTTGTCAACCTCTGATCATGCTTCAGTGATCTCGATTACCTTTTTTGTGACACTCCTGTGTGGATGTATTGTGATCGGGCATTTATTGGAGGATAATCGTTGGATGAATGAATCTATCACTACTCTTGTAATT gGTCTGTGCACTGGAGTTGTAATTCTACTCATAAGTGGAGGGACAAGCTCAAGGCTTTTGGTGTTCAGTGAGGATCTTTTCTTCATTTATCTGCTTCCGccaattatttttaatgcagG GTTCCAGGTTAAAAAGAAACAATTCTTTCGCAATTTCATGACTATTATGATGTTTGGAGCACTTGGTACCTTGATCTCCTTCACCATCATATCTTTGG GTGCTATTGCTATCTTCCAGAAAATGGATATTGGGCTGGGAATGGGAGATTATCTTG CAATTGGAGCGATATTTGCAGCCACAGATTCGGTTTGTACATTGCAG GTGCTAAATCAGGACGAGACGCCATTGCTGTACAGTTTAGTATTTGGAGAAGGTGTTGTAAATGACGCAACTTCTGTGGTGCTTTTCAATGCAGTCCAGAACTTCGACCTATCTCATATCAGTGGTATTGAAGCTTTGAATCTGATTGGAAACTTTTTTTACTTGTTTATCACAAGCACTATATTGGGTGTTGCC GTTGGACTGCTTAGCGCCTACGTCATAAAGAAGCTCTATTTTGGAAG GCATTCCACGGATCGTGAGGTTGCCGTAATGATGCTCATGGCCTACGTTTCATACATGCTGGCTGAG TTATTCTATTTGAGCGGAATCCTCACCGTGTTCTTCTGTGGTATTGTGATGTCACATTACACCTGGCATAATGTCACAGAGAATTCAAGAGTAACCACCAA GCATACCTTTGCCACTTTGTCCTTCCTTGCTGAGGTATTCATATTTCTCTATGTTGGTATGGATGCCCTGGACATTGAGAAGTGGAACGCTGTATCTGACAG CCCCAAAACATCAGTTTCTGTCAGTGCAACTCTGCTGGGATTGACGCTGGTGGGAAGAGCGGCTTTTGTTTTCCCTCTGTCATTCCTGTCTAACTTGACCAAGAAGTCTCCATCTGAGAAAATCGGGTTTAAGCAGCAA ATTACGATCTGGTGGGCTGGTCTTATGCGCGGTGCTGTTTCAATGGCCCTTGCTTACAACCAG TTTACCAGGGACGGTCACACACAGGTACGTGGGAATGCGATCTTGATTACCAGTACCATTACGGTTGTGCTGTTCAGCACTGTG GTGTTTGGCTTGATGACGAAGCCTATGGTTAAATTCTTGATGCCCCCATCGAAACCAATAAGCAGAAGCATCTCATCTCAGCAATCCTTCACTCTACCGCTTCTCATCCAGGATTCTATAACCGACCTGTTTGTTGGAAATGGACAGACTTCAGAAGGTGGCCAGACTATAGCCCGCCCAAGTAGCTTACGGATGCTCTTAACAAGACCGACTCATACTGTCCactattattggagaaaattcGATGATGCTTTCATGCGTCCAGTTTTTGGTGGGCGTGGTTTTGTTCCTTTTGTTCCGGCCTCACCGATCGATCGAAGCATACATGATTTACATGAAGATAGCAACTACTAA
- the LOC142551276 gene encoding squamosa promoter-binding-like protein 7, translating into MQQNPSPLPHMPELPETPTIAPHTFPVDPTSSSLFDWSDFLDFNLDENFSVSFPDSLEPEQPGFDHNQQQENSGRIRKRDPRLVCSNFLAGRVPCECPELDEQLELQQQEEEFGSALPGKKRVRTARLAGGSQVQCQVPGCEVDISELKGYHKRHRVCLRCANASTVVLDGENKRYCQQCGKFHVLLDFDEGKRSCRRKLERHNNRRRRKPNDSKRSGGKEPQPVCLVDDASGDDDSGKDNVCVSSQTEERPTMVELDGRVSPRGSALTSQHLQNDSVVSFVASGEANLEDEKQNSKYKHSPAYHENRSMFYSVCPSGRISFKLYDWNPAEFPRRLRNQIFQWLASMPVELEGYIRPGCTILTAFIAMPKPMWLKLLEEPSLFIKGLVAPPGNMLFGRGTMLVYLNDKIFRVTKDAASIMKVAVKDRAPKLHYVYPNCFEAGRPMEFVACGSNLLQPRFRFLVSFAGKYLAYDICVSSACCKKGENDNFDHQLVKIYVPQTDVDLFGPAFLEVENESGLSNFIPILMGNKETCTEMEILQLNCNTLITSEEQKLSPSRSPCEVFTSRQSQFSEFVLEVAWLLKKPASEQKLTSHHIQRFNYLLNFLIENDSSVVLGRVFSYIKEVIDDNLIDGDADSDMKLLRKSMDISRNILDQTFQNNRHAVVPTTNQALEKTLKNIPRVQEFSPAQDESAKAPLLNHQVVMNLNLHERPRNSGRMLFTGTLWASRPFIMAVAAFGVCLGVCVVILHPQRVGEIATSIRRCLFDHK; encoded by the exons ATGCAGCAAAACCCATCTCCCCTGCCGCACATGCCAGAGCTTCCCGAAACTCCCACCATCGCCCCTCATACTTTCCCAGTCGATCCCACCTCGTCTTCGCTCTTTGACTGGTCTGATTTCCTTGATTTCAACCTCGATGAGAATTTCAGCGTTTCGTTCCCTGATTCCCTGGAACCCGAGCAACCCGGATTTGATCATAACCAACAACAGGAGAACTCGGGTCGGATCAGGAAGAGGGATCCCAGGTTGGTGTGCTCCAACTTCCTGGCGGGACGGGTCCCATGTGAGTGCCCTGAGTTGGATGAGCAATTGGAGCTGCAGCAGCAGGAGGAGGAGTTTGGTAGTGCCCTTCCCGGGAAGAAACGGGTAAGAACGGCGAGGCTCGCGGGTGGAAGCCAGGTACAATGCCAGGTTCCTGGCTGTGAGGTGGATATTAGTGAGCTAAAAGGGTATCATAAGCGACATCGGGTGTGTTTGCGTTGTGCAAATGCAAGTACCGTGGTTCTTGATGGGGAGAACAAGCGATATTGTCAACAATGTGGAAA GTTTCATGTTTTGTTAGATTTTGACGAGGGTAAACGCAGTTGCCGAAGGAAATTAGAACGGCACAATAACAGGCGTCGAAGAAAACCTAATGATTCTAAAAGAAGCGGAGGCAAGGAACCTCAGCCTGTTTGTCTGGTTGACGATGCCAGTGGTGATGATGACTCTGGAAAAG ATAATGTATGTGTGAGCAGTCAGACGGAAGAGAGACCGACAATGGTGGAGTTAGATGGACGTGTCTCACCTCGAGGCTCAGCTCTCACTTCCCAACATCTTCAGAATGATAGTGTTGTATCATTTGTTGCTTCAGGTGAAGCAAATCTAGAGGATGAGAAACAGAATTCAAAATATAAACACTCCCCAGCATACCATGAAAACAGGAGCATGTTTTACTCAGTG TGCCCTTCTGGCCGAATCTCCTTCAAGCTCTACGACTGGAATCCAGCTGAGTTTCCTCGACGGCTTCGAAATCAA ATATTTCAATGGTTGGCTAGCATGCCTGTTGAATTGGAGGGATATATCCGTCCCGGTTGTACAATTTTGACGGCTTTTATCGCAATGCCAAAGCCAATGTGGCTTAAG TTATTGGAAGAACCATCTCTGTTTATAAAAGGCCTTGTTGCACCACCAGGAAATATGTTGTTTGGAAGAGGTACTATGCTTGTGTATCTAAATGACAAGATTTTCCGTGTCACAAAAG ATGCAGCCTCTATAATGAAGGTTGCGGTGAAAGATCGAGCTCCAAAGCTTCATTATGTCTATCCAAATTGCTTCGAGGCTGGCAGGCCTATGGAGTTTGTAGCTTGTGGAAGTAATCTACTCCAACCAAGATTTCG GTTTCTTGTGTCGTTTGCTGGGAAATATCTGGCATATGACATTTGTGTATCATCTGCCTGTTGTAAGAAAGGTGAGAATGACAATTTCGACCATCAATTGGTGAAGATATACGTGCCTCAGACTGATGTGGATCTTTTTGGCCCAGCTTTTCTCGAG GTCGAAAATGAGTCTGGCTTGTCCAACTTCATTCCTATTCTCATGGGGAACAAAGAAACATGCACAGAAATGGAGATCCTGCAACTAAATTGCAACACACTTATCACCTCCGAAGAACAAAAATTATCtccttcaagatctccatgtgAAGTTTTTACTTCAAGACAATCACAGTTCTCCGAATTTGTTTTAGAAGTAGCTTGGTTGCTCAAGAAACCTGCGTCGGAGCAAAAGTTGACATCTCATCACATACAAAGATTTAACTATTTACTGAACTTTTTGATAGAAAATGATTCATCTGTTGTATTAGGGAGAGTATTTTCATACATTAAAGAAGTGATTGATGACAATTTGATCGACGGAGATGCTGATTCTGATATGAAGCTATTACGAAAAAGTATGGATATTTCAAGAAATATACTCGATCAGACCTTTCAAAATAATAGACATGCTGTTGTCCCAACTACCAATCAG GCCTTGGAgaaaacattgaagaatattcCCCGGGTGCAAGAGTTCTCGCCGGCTCAAGATGAAAGTGCCAAAGCTCCTCTTTTGAACCATCAGGTAGTCATGAACCTTAATCTTCACGAAAGGCCCAGAAACTCTGGTCGCATGTTGTTTACAGGGACACTTTGGGCTTCTCGACCTTTTATCATGGCAGTGGCGGCATTTGGTGTTTGTTTGGGGGTATGTGTAGTCATTCTCCACCCTCAGAGAGTCGGTGAAATTGCAACGAGTATTCGGAGATGTTTGTTTGACCACAAATAG
- the LOC142550682 gene encoding uncharacterized protein LOC142550682, translating to MDPSRLGSNRTLDPRRISNQGRWPVMDLRKYTNSLMDSLASSTAFRPPVLDGSNYALWKVKMGMYIKSIEERAWQRVLDGWSTPRSSPRILDDDRDSRSKPENSWSNDEVQTSNFNSEALNAIFTSVDVNMFSLITNCISAKEAWHILQKHCEGSESVRRTKLRLLTSKFESLRMEENETIVKYDRRLRDIANEAFSLDDPMSNERLVSKVLRSLPERFNIKICAIDESKDTSTLNLEDLISSLRTFEMNLDLQKRNKGKAIALQTTDDSMNSLI from the exons ATGGATCCATCAAGATTAGGCTCAAACCGGACTTTGGACCCCCGACGCATTTCTAACCAAGGTAGGTGGCCTGTGATGGATCTCAG GAAGTACACTAATAGCTTGATGGATTCGTTAGCGTCGAGCACTGCTTTTAGACCACCAGTCTTGGATGGTTCAAACTATGCTCTCTGGAAAGTCAAGATGGGGATGTACATCAAATCTATCGAAGAAAGGGCATGGCAACGAGTCTTAGACGGTTGGTCAACACCTAGGTCATCACCTAGGATACTTGATGATGATAGAGATAGTAGAAGTAAACCAGAGAATTCTTGGTCCAATGATGAAGTCCAAACCTCGAACTTTAACTCAGAGGCACTCAATGCTATATTCACTTCTGTTGATGTCAACATGTTCAGCCTCATCACCAACTGCATCTCTGCCAAAGAAGCATGGCATATTCTTCAAAAGCACTGCGAAGGGTCTGAAAGTGTTCGCAGAACCAAACTCAGGTTGTTAACATCCAAATTTGAAAGCTTGAGAATGGAGGAAAATGAGACTATTGTAAAATATGATCGAAGATTACGTGACATTGCAAATGAGGCTTTTAGTCTCGATGATCCTATGTCAAACGAAAGGCTGGTTAGCAAGGTTCTGAGATCCCTCCCTGAACGCTTCAATATCAAAATATGTGCCATTGACGAGTCCAAGGACACTTCTACACTTAACTTGGAAGACTTGATCAGCTCACTTCGAACATTTGAAATGAATCTGGACCTACAGAAAAGAAATAAAGGGAAGGCCATTGCTTTACAAACCACTGATGACTCCATGAACAGTTTAATTTAA